The following are encoded in a window of Aythya fuligula isolate bAytFul2 chromosome 26, bAytFul2.pri, whole genome shotgun sequence genomic DNA:
- the PLPP2 gene encoding phospholipid phosphatase 2 yields MERRKVFVALDVLCVVVASLPFVILTLVNSPYKRGFYCNDDSIRYPYKADTITHGLMAGVTITCTVLIISSGEAYLVYTERLYSKSEFNNYLAALYKVVGTFLFGGAISQSLTDLAKYMIGRLRPNFLAVCNPDWSRVNCSTYVQLENICRGEGRDVTESRLSFYSGHSSFGMYCMMFLALYVQARLVGKWARLLRPTIQFFLIAFAIYVGYTRVSDYKHHWSDVLAGLLQGALIAVLIVRYVSDFFKHRPPLPCDRQDPERRPSLPLTRSDLEHNHYSYRGTP; encoded by the exons ATGGAGCGCAGGAAGGTCTTCGTGGCGCTCGACGTGCTCTGCGTGGTGGTCG CATCTCTGCCCTTCGTCATCCTGACGCTGGTGAACTCCCCGTACAAACGGGGCTTCTACTGCAATGATGACTCCATCCGCTACCCCTACAAGGCGGACACCATCACTCATGGCCTCATGGCTGGGGTCACCATCACCTGCACCGTCCTCATT ATCTCATCAGGGGAGGCATACCTGGTCTACACGGAGCGCCTCTACTCCAAGTCGGAGTTCAACAactacctggctgccctctaCAAGGTGGTGGGGACCTTCCTCTTCGGGGGGGCCATCAGCCAGTCCCTCACCGACCTGGCCAAGTACATGATCGGCCGCCTGCGGCCCAACTTCCTGGCTGTCTGCAATCCCGACTGGTCCAGGGTGAACTGCTCCACCTATGTGCAGCTGGAGAACATTTGCcggggggagggcagggacgTCACCGAGTCCAG GCTGTCCTTCTATTCCGGACACTCCTCCTTCGGGATGTACTGCATGATGTTCCTGGCG CTCTACGTGCAGGCACGGCTGGTGGGGAAGTGGGCCCGGCTGCTGCGCCCCACCATCCAGTTCTTCCTCATCGCCTTCGCCATCTACGTGGGCTACACCAGGGTCTCTGACTACAAGCACCACTGGAGCGAcgtgctggcagggctgctccagGGCGCTCTCATCGCCGTCCTCATC GTCCGCTACGTCTCCGACTTCTTCAAGCACCGGCCGCCCCTGCCATGCGACAGGCAGGACCCGGAGCGCAGGCCCAGCCTGCCGCTGACCAGGAGCGACTTGGAGCACAATCACTACAGCTACCGGGGCACCCCCTGA